Sequence from the Kineosporia succinea genome:
AGGTGGTAGCGGGGCGAGGACTGCGGCGTGAGCAGCGGCAGCCCGGCGGTGGTGCGGTACCCGGCGACCAGCGACGTGACGCCCAGCCGGTGCAGCACCGGGATCGCCCGCAGGCACTCCTCGCGCGTGGCCCCGCGGCCGTGCACCAGGATCGCCCAGGTGCCGCCGGTGGGAGGCAGGGCCGACAGATCGGCGCGGCGGCTGCGCGCCACCTTCACCCGGGCCCCCGCCACCGCGGTGACGGTGGCCCCGACGTGCTCGGACGAGTTCAGCTCGGCCCCCGGCACCACCCAGCCGTGCAGCACCGAGTCGCCCTCGATCGTGATGTCGGCGAACGGCAGGCCCAGCGCGGTGAACGGGTCGCCGGCGTAGTAGTACTGGTTCAGGCGGGCGCGGCCGGGACGCAGCTGCCCGGCGTCGATCCCGATCACCGGCCGCTCGACCGTGCCGGCCGCGGTGTCGTAGCGCGACACCTCCCCCACCCGCACGTGGGTGCGGACGCCGTCCTGCCAGAGCCCGTAGCGGCCCGGCATCGTGGTGTCGGCGTCGGCGCGCAACGTGACCATACCGGCGGACACCGCGACGATCTCGACGTTCTCCGGTCTGTTGGCGTCGGGTGTGACCACCCGCCGGGCGAACACGGTGGCGGCCGTCGCCGCGGCCACCCCCGCCGCCACGGCCGACGAGGCCCCCGCCACCGCGGCCGCGAGCACCAGTCGCCGTACCCCGTCGGGCACCGGCTGCCCACCCCGCGGGCTCATCGAGCTCCTCCAGCAACGCTCATGACCCCAATTCTGCCGACCTACCCGCCGGGCGGCGATGCCGGGCGCCCCGGTGCCCGCCCGGCGCCGCCCGGGGAGGCCGGCGCGCGAGCACAAGATCGGGCCAGGCTCTAGGGTGAATGCCGTGACCGACACATCCTCGATCCTGGTCCTGACCGAAGTCGCGCTGAGCGACGAGGACGCCGTACGGCTCACCTCGGTGCACGCCGGAGACCCGGACGACCGTCCGGGTTACCACCTGATGGTCCCGGCCGACGTGGAGCGCAACCTGCTCGCCGACGTGCTCGACCACCTCAGCCTGTTCCAGCTGCGGGAGGCCCTGGAGGCCGTGCGCGGCGACGACGAGCCGAGCCGCACCGAGGCCGCCGACGACCTGGCGCTCTCCCTGGCCGCCTTCACCCGGGCCGGCTTCACCGCCACCGGTGAGGTCGTCGAGGGCGACCCGGTCGACGTGCTGCAGAAGAAGGTGGGCTCCGACGCGTCCACCCGTGAGGTCATCGTGGTGACCAGGCCGCACGCGGTCGAGGACACGTTCCACACCGACTGGGCCTCCCGGGCGCGCGAGGCGCTCGGGGTGCCCGTGCTGCACGTGTACGCGGGCAGCAGTTTCCTCGGCTGAAGCACACGAACGAGGGGCCCCACCCAGCTGGGTGAGGCCCCCTCGTTCGTGAAACCTACTGCTGGCGCGGCGGGATCAGCGTCCAGCCGAGCGCGAACAGCACGAACGCCGAGACCATCGACAGGCTGCTGAACGACTCCGGCGCGTCGGTCACCCGCAGGTCGGCCAGGCCCAGCCAGACCGCCAGGAAGATCACCACGACCGGCAGGCCGAGCGATCCCGGGTCGGTGCGGAAGGCGGCCATCCCGGCGGCCCACGGACGCGGTCGCACGGTGGTGTGCGGATGCGCCGGGTCGCTGTCGTCCACCACCTCGACCACTTCGACCTCGGTCTCGCGCGGCAGGCCGCGCAGAACCAGCTGGATGCCCTGCGCCACCATGATCAGGGCCGCGATCAGGGCCGGGACACGCAGCAGCATGCTGGTGCCGTCGGCCTGCTGGTCCGAGACTCCCAGCAGCACACCGAGAACCAGCACCCCGATGCCGAAACCGAGTCGCCCGGGCGAGGAGACGGTGGCGGTGCGGGTGGTGGGCATCGGCGGGGCCGGGGCGGCCGCCGCCGGCTGGCCGTAACCCGGGTCACGGTAACCGGGCTCGGCGTAACGGGTCTCGGTGTAGGCGGTCTCGGCGGTGGCGCTGGTTCCGGCCGGGCCCGTCACCGCGGCCGGCGGCACTTCCTCGTGCAGCGGGTGGTCGACGGGCGCTCCCTTGACCGGCTGCTGGAGAGAGTCAGTGCCCGGGCGGTCCGTGGGGGCGTCGACAGGCCGTGGGGTACTCGCATCGCTGGTCATGGGTGTCATCTCCCCGATTCCGGTGAGTTTCGGCGACTCCTGGTCAACGTACGGCCGAACGGGTGACCCCGAAACTCGAGAACGCACTCCCGCCGCCCCGCGCGACGACCTCCACTACCCTGCCCGCGAGCGCCGCCGCCCGGCGTAGGCCCGCACCCGCACCCGGTTGCCGCAGTCGGCCGGGTCGCACCAGCGGCGGCTGTGGTTGCGCGTGGTGTCGAGGAAGAACCAGCCGCACCCCGGCCCCTCGCAGCGGCGCACCCGGCGCACGGCGTCCGAGAACAGCAGGTCGCCGGCCGAGAAAGCGAGCCGATGGGGGACGCGCCGGGGCGAGGACGGCTCGATCGTCACGGTGAGCGGGAGCCGGGTGCCCGAACCGGTACCGGCCTGCGCGATCGCGGATCTCCAGGCGCCGAGCACCACCTCGAGCGCCGGGCGCGGCAGTTCCCGTTCCTCGACGTGGGCGTCGAGGACGTCACCGAGCGCGTCCCGCAGCTCGCCGACCCACCCGGGACCGGCGGCCGGGAGCGGTGTCTCCGGAACGTCCGCCATCACCGCCAGCCACCCCGCGAACCCCTCGGGAGAGGCGATCCGGTCGGCCCGCCGCTGCGGGTCGAGCCGCCAGGACACCGTGTTCACCAGGTCGAGCGCAGGGTGCCCGCCGATCAGCGACCAGGCCCCGTCACGATCCATGCCCAGATGCTACATGCCCTAAATCGCGATAGACCATGTGACATGGATGAGCGGGAGGGGTGGCGCGGGGGCCTGCTGGTCGGGGCCGGGCTCGCGACCGGGTCGTTCGCCCTGGCCATGAGCTTCGGGGCGTTCGCGGTGCTGCACGGCTGGCCGGTCTGGCTCACGGTGCTGGCCTCGGCCGTGACGTTCTCCGGCTCGGCGCAGTTCGCGCTGGCCACGGCCCTGGCCGGTGGGGGCGGCGTCCTGACGGCGGTGGCCGGGGCGACGCTGATCAACCTGCGGTTCGTGCCGATGGGCGCGGCGACGGCCCGCCACCTGCGCGGTGGGCGGCTGCGTCGCGGGCTCGAGGGGCAGGCCGTCGTCGACGGGTCGTGGGTCGCCGCCCAGCGCGACGACGGCACGCTCGACCGGGAGAAACTGTTCGGCGCGACGCTCGTGCAGTGGCCCGCCTGGGTGGTGGGCACGGCGTGCGGGGCGCTGCTGGTGCCGTCGGCCGACTTCGCCCGCGCCTGGGGGCTCGACGTGATCTTTCCCGGGTTCTTCGCCCTGCTGCTGCTCGACGCGCTGCGCCAGAGACCCGCGACGATCCCGCTCGCCGCGCTGGCCGCGGTGCTCGCCGGGGCCGCCTGCCTGGTCGTGCCGCCGGGGGTGGCCCTGCTGGTCGCGGCCCTGGCGGCCGTCCCCGGCCTGGTGGCACCCGGCCGGGTGGCGCCCGGGCCGGTGCGGGCCCGATGATCCTCACCGCCGTCGTCACCCTCGCCGTGATCAACGTGCTGTTCAAGGCCGCCGGCCCGGCCCTGCTGGGCGACCGGGCCTTCCCGCCGCGGGTCGAGGCGCTGGTGACCGCCCTGCCGGTGGTGCTGCTGGCCGGCCTGCTCACGGTCGACCTGACCGGTGCGCGGTGGGAGTCCGCCGACTGGACGCTGCTGCCCGGGCTCGGCGCCGCCCTGCTGCTGCGGGTGGCCCTCGGGCGCCCGCATCTGCTGTGCCTGGCGGTGGCGGTGACTGTGACGATCGCCGTGCGGCATGCCGTCTAAGGTGGGGAACGACCCGGCGCACGACCTTGTTGAGGTGGTCATGGCAACCAACAGCACGAACCGCATCTACCCGCTGCAGCTCACCAACGACGAGTGGCGGCAGAAGCTCAGCGCGGAGGAGTTCCACGTGCTGCGCGAGGCCGGTACGGAGCGCGCGTTCACGGGCGAGTACTGGGACGACCACACCGAGGGCGTCTACTCCTGCCGCGCGTGCGGCACGGAACTCTTCCGCAGCACCGAGAAGTTCGACAGCAACTGCGGCTGGCCGTCGTTCTTCGCCCCCGCCGCCGAGGGCAAGGTGGAGTACATCGAAGACCGCTCGCTCGGTGCGGTGCGCACCGAGGTGCGCTGCCTGAACTGCGGCTCGCACCTGGGCCACGTGTTCGAGGGCGAGGGCTTCGCCACCCCGACCGACAAGCGGTACTGCATCAACTCGATCAGCATCAGGCGGGAGCCCGCGCAGGGCTGACCCGCGGATTCGTCGAAGGGAGCGCCCGGGTGGCAGCATCCGGGCGTGACCACCGACGTGCTGCACCGCCAGACCTGGCTCGACCTCGACCCCCTCACCGCCTACGCCCTGATGCGGCTGCGGGTGGACGTGTTCGTGGTCGAGCAGGAGTGCCCCTACCCCGAGCTCGACGGGCGTGACCTGGAGCCGGGCGCGGAGCACGTCTGGTTCGAGGACGCGTCCGGCCCCACCGCCTACCTGCGGCTGCTGAAGGATCCGGACGGGGCGCTGCGCATCGGCCGGGTCCTCACCCGCGCCGACGCCCGGGGCCGTTCCCTGGCCGGGCGGCTGGTCTCGGCGTCGCTCGAGAACTGGCCGGGCCCGGCGGTTCTCGACGCCCAGGCCCACCTCACGGGGTGGTACGCCCGCTTCGGCTTCGAGGCCGACGGCCCGGAGTACATCGAGGACGGCATCCCGCACGTGCCGATGCGCAGACCGGCCGCGAACCAGGCCCGGGCGAACCAGGCCTGAGCGCACCGGGCCGGGAGCGGACCGGGCCGGGAGCGGACCGGGCCTGAGCGCTCTGCGCCCAGGCCGGGTCCGGTGTCTCACGGCAGGGCGGTGACGATGTCGCCGATGCTCATCTTCAGGCCGGTGAAGAACGGGATCTCCTCGCGCACGTGCTTGCGCGCGTCGGTGGCCCGCAGGTCACGCATGAGGTCGACGATGCGGTGGAGCTCGTCGGCCTCGAACGCGAGCAGCCACTCGTAGTCGCCGAGCGCGAACGACGCCACCGTGTTGGCCCGCACGTCGGCGTAGCCCCGGGCGGCCTTGCCGTGCTCGATCAGCATGTCCCGGCGCTCGGCCTCGGGCAGGATGTACCACTCGTAACTGCGCACGAACGGGTACACGCAGATGAACGGCTTCGCGTCCTCCCCCGACATGAACGCCGGCACGTGACCGCGGTTGAACTCGGCCGGGCGGTGCAGGCCGACGTTCGACCAGACCCCCTCCAGGTACGAGCCCAGCTCGGTGCGCAGGAGGTCCTTGTACGCGGCCTGGAGAACCGTGACGTCCTCGGCGTGCCACCACACCATGATGTCGGCGTCGGCGCGCATGCCGGACAGGTCGTAGATGCCGCGCACCACGACGCCCTTGGCCTCGAGCCCGGCGAAGAAGGCCTCGGCCCCGGCCTTCAGCTCGTCGCGGTCGCCCGGCTCACCGGGGAGCCGGTTCGCGGCGAAGACCGACCACATCGTGTAGCGGATGGTGTCGTTGATCTTCTCGGCGTCGGGGTGAGCGTGCGCTTCAGTTTCAGTCTGGCTCATTCTTCAATTCTCTCGTGTCAGCCCCGTGGCCCGTTGACCAGGGTGCGCAGATCGATCCGCAGGCCGGCGTCCAGGTCGTGGACGGCGCGATCCGCTGCGGCAATGCAGGCCGGGATGCCCACGCCGTCGAACACCGCACCGCAGACCGCCAGGCCGGGAACCCCGGCGACAGCTTCGCGGATCCGGTGCACCCGGTCCAGGTGCCCGACCTCGTACTGCGGCAGCGCGCCGCCCCAGCGCACCACTCTCGTGGCGACCGGAGTGACCTCGCGGCGCAGCACGTCACGCAGTTCGGCGACCGCCAGGTCGGACAGCTCGGCGTCGTCGCGCTGCAGAACCGTCTCCTCGCGGGCGCGTCCCAGCGAGAGCCGCACGACCAGGTTGTCCTCGCGCGTCTCGTCGCTGACCCACTTCCACTTGTTCGAGGAGAAGGTCGCGGCCTTGATCACCCGCCGCTCCACCGGCGGGATCAGCAGGCCGGTGCCGGTGAGCCCGTCGAGCTGCTCGCGCCCGATCGCGGCGGCGACCACCGCCACGCTCGCGGTCTCGACCTGCCCGAACTCGGCGGCGGCGACCGGTACCTCGGCGGCCAGCAGCTTCGCGGCGGCCGGGGCGGGAACGGCCAGGATCACGCCGTCGGCGTCGATGAACCCGGGTGCGGTGGCCGCTGCGTCACGGGTACCGGTCTCGATCCGCCAGCCGCGCTCGGTGCGCGTCAGCCCGCGAACGGTGACGCCCGTGCGGACGTCTCCCCCCGCGTCCTCAATCTTCTGGGCCAGCACCAGCGGCAGGCGACCGACACCACCACGCAGACCGGCGAACACCGGCCCCTGGGGGGCGGCGGCCTCGGGCTGGGCGGCGGGGTCGAGCAGAGGACGACCGGCCCGGGCCCGCTGCCACAGCTGCGGAACGGTGGCACGAAGGGACAACCGGTCGGCGTTGCCCGCGTAGACACCACCGAGCAGCGGCTCGACCAGCCGGTCGACGACGGCCCGGCCCATGCGCCACGTCACCCAGGACGCCACGTCGATGTCCTCGGTGACCCGCAGGACCTCACGGCGGCTCTCCTGGCCGACCCGGGCGACCTCTTCCTCGTCGAGGATCCCGGCCAGGCCCCGCAGGCGGGTGCGGTCGACCGGGACGCCCATGACGGTGCCCTTGGGCAGGGCGTACAAGGTGCCGCGGGAGAGCACCGACGCGGACGCGGCCCGCGGGTGCACCACGTCGTCGTCGAGGCCGAGTTCCTTGAGGAGGGCGACGCCCTCGGGCCGGCGGGCGAGCATCGACTCGGCACCGACGTCCACCGTGACCCCGCCGACCTCACCGACGGCGAGCTTGCCCCCGACGGACGGCGACGACTCCAGCACGAGCACCTCGACCGGGCGTTCACGCGGGCTGCGGTCGGGTCTCAGCTGGTTCACGAGCCGCCAGGCGGCCACCAGCCCCGAGATGCCCCCGCCGATCACGACGAACCGCCGCGCTGCGGCTGCCTCTTCCATGGCGTCCTTCCCGCCGCCGCTCATCGTGCCGCTCTCCGGCACGTGTGCGGCGAACCCTTCCTCATGCCACGATCCTCCCCGGCCGGGGGGTGTACCCGGCCAGGGCCGAACGGCCCTTCCGGGGGACCGGAACGTCCGTCGTTCTGTCCGACGACCTTACGAGACGTGTCCGGACAGCCCGCGACCGGGTACGAGACCTACTGGTAGTCGGCGAATTTCCAGCCGTGCACGGCGTCGACCACGTACTTGACCTGGTCCGGGTCGGTGTCGGGCGGCACCCCGTGACCCAGGTTGAAGATGTGGCCGGAGGCGAACCGGCCGGCCGTCAGGGTCTCCCCCACCCGCCGGCGCAGCACGTCGCGGGGGGCGAAAAGGAGTGCCGGGTCGAGGTTTCCCTGCACCGCCCGGCCCGGCCCGATCCGGGTCACGGCCTCGTCGAGCGGCACCCGGAAGTCCACGCCGACCACGTCCGCGCCGGCCTCGCCCATGGCGTGCAGCAGCTCACCGGTCTGCACCCCGAAGTGGATGCGGGGGACGGTGGGGTCCAGATCGCGCACGGCGGCCAGCACCTTCGAGGACGCCGGACGCACGAATCGCGTGTAGTCGGCGAGCGGGAGGGCGCCCACCCAGGAGTCGAAGAGCTGCACGGCGCTCGCCCCGGCGGCCACCTGCACCCGCAGGAACTCGCCGGAGATCTGGGCCAGCCGGTTCAGCAGGTCGTTCCAGAGCTGCGGGTCGGAGTACATCAGGGCCTTGGTCTTGCCCAGGTCGCGGCTCGGGCCCCCCTCGACCAGGTACGAGGCCAGGGTGAAGGGCGCTCCGGCGAAGCCGATCAGCGGGGTCGCCCCCAGCTCGGCGGTGAGCAGCCTCACCGACTCGGTGATGTCGGTGATCATGCCGGCGTCCAGCTCGGGGATCCGGTCGAGGTCGGCGCGGGTGCGGAACGGCTGCTCGATCACCGGCCCGACGCCCGGCTTGATGTCCAGCCCGACGCCGACGGCCTTGAGCGGGACCACGATGTCGGAGAAGAAGATCGCGGCGTCCACCCCGTAGCGGCGCACCGGCTGCAGCGTGATCTCGGTGACCAGGTCCGGGCGGCGGCAGCTGTCGAGCATCGCGATGCCCTCGCGCACCTTGCGGTACTCCGGCAGCGACCGGCCGGCCTGCCGCATGAACCAGACGGGGGTCACCTCCGGGTGCTCACCGCGGGCCGCGATCAGCAGCGGTGCGTCGTGGAGGCGGGGATCACGGGTGGCTACGGGGTACTCGGTCGGCACCTGGCGATCCTCTCAGGTGAGGGGCGGGCCCCGCACACTCTCCGCGTGCGGTTCCTCGGAGACCGGTCACACCGTGTGCGCGAAACGGCTGGGACAGGCCCCGGGATTGGGCGCGTCGTCCCCGATAGTGGCGATCCGTCACCGTACGCTGCGAACGTGCCTGCCATGAGGATGTCCGACGACGCCCCCGAGGGTTTCCTCGACGTGGTGACGCGGTTGCGCTCCGCCAAGCTACGGCCCGAGGTGGTCGTGGAGGAGGTCCCGGCCCCCCAGCGGATCGCCCCGTTCGCGCTGGCGCTGAGCGCCGACGTGGTCTCCGAGGACGACGAGGACCTGGCCACCGGGCGGTTCGTGCTGCTCCACGACCCGTCGGCGCCGGAGCCCTGGGAAGGCACCTACCGCGTGGTGAGTTTCATCCGGGCGGCGCTGGAGAGCGATCTGGCCACCGACCCGCTGATGGGGCAGGTGGGCTGGGCCTGGCTGCAGGAGTCGCTGTCCGCGGCCGGGGCCGACCACGTCGCCTCCGGTGGCACCATCACCCGGGTGGTGTCCGAGTCGTTCGGCGCGCTGGCCGGGCAGGCGCCCACGGTCGACATCGAGCTGCGGGCCTCGTGGACGCCGGTGAACGACGCGGTGGTGCACCTCACGGCCTGGTCGGAGCTGCTGTGCACGGTCGGCGGGCTGCCGCCGCTGGCGCCGGGGGTCACGGCGCTGCCGCGCAGGCGCTGAAGGCCTCATCCGTACGGGCTCTGGACGCCCCTACGCGCGGGTTCTCAAGTCGGCACCGGGCGGTGCCGACCCTCTTGGGGAGCAATCAATCCGGCAGCTGACATCAGCCTGGCCGAAACATCCCTGGGAGGCTGAGGTGACCACACTGGT
This genomic interval carries:
- a CDS encoding alpha/beta hydrolase — encoded protein: MSPRGGQPVPDGVRRLVLAAAVAGASSAVAAGVAAATAATVFARRVVTPDANRPENVEIVAVSAGMVTLRADADTTMPGRYGLWQDGVRTHVRVGEVSRYDTAAGTVERPVIGIDAGQLRPGRARLNQYYYAGDPFTALGLPFADITIEGDSVLHGWVVPGAELNSSEHVGATVTAVAGARVKVARSRRADLSALPPTGGTWAILVHGRGATREECLRAIPVLHRLGVTSLVAGYRTTAGLPLLTPQSSPRYHLGDTEWRDVEAAIVYAAEHGAQEVVLFGWSMGGAIVMQTVARSWTADRVKGIVLDAPVMDWRDTLAHQARMNKIPPAVGKLGQTVLSHRSVWRLAGTEAPVDLDRLDWVTRASEVKHPILLIHSRDDEYVPSGPSEKFAAARPDLATYVNIEGARHCKEWNVDQTTWESAVARFLLRL
- a CDS encoding CGNR zinc finger domain-containing protein → MDRDGAWSLIGGHPALDLVNTVSWRLDPQRRADRIASPEGFAGWLAVMADVPETPLPAAGPGWVGELRDALGDVLDAHVEERELPRPALEVVLGAWRSAIAQAGTGSGTRLPLTVTIEPSSPRRVPHRLAFSAGDLLFSDAVRRVRRCEGPGCGWFFLDTTRNHSRRWCDPADCGNRVRVRAYAGRRRSRAG
- a CDS encoding AzlC family ABC transporter permease yields the protein MDEREGWRGGLLVGAGLATGSFALAMSFGAFAVLHGWPVWLTVLASAVTFSGSAQFALATALAGGGGVLTAVAGATLINLRFVPMGAATARHLRGGRLRRGLEGQAVVDGSWVAAQRDDGTLDREKLFGATLVQWPAWVVGTACGALLVPSADFARAWGLDVIFPGFFALLLLDALRQRPATIPLAALAAVLAGAACLVVPPGVALLVAALAAVPGLVAPGRVAPGPVRAR
- the msrB gene encoding peptide-methionine (R)-S-oxide reductase MsrB, giving the protein MATNSTNRIYPLQLTNDEWRQKLSAEEFHVLREAGTERAFTGEYWDDHTEGVYSCRACGTELFRSTEKFDSNCGWPSFFAPAAEGKVEYIEDRSLGAVRTEVRCLNCGSHLGHVFEGEGFATPTDKRYCINSISIRREPAQG
- a CDS encoding GNAT family N-acetyltransferase — its product is MTTDVLHRQTWLDLDPLTAYALMRLRVDVFVVEQECPYPELDGRDLEPGAEHVWFEDASGPTAYLRLLKDPDGALRIGRVLTRADARGRSLAGRLVSASLENWPGPAVLDAQAHLTGWYARFGFEADGPEYIEDGIPHVPMRRPAANQARANQA
- the hemQ gene encoding hydrogen peroxide-dependent heme synthase, whose translation is MSQTETEAHAHPDAEKINDTIRYTMWSVFAANRLPGEPGDRDELKAGAEAFFAGLEAKGVVVRGIYDLSGMRADADIMVWWHAEDVTVLQAAYKDLLRTELGSYLEGVWSNVGLHRPAEFNRGHVPAFMSGEDAKPFICVYPFVRSYEWYILPEAERRDMLIEHGKAARGYADVRANTVASFALGDYEWLLAFEADELHRIVDLMRDLRATDARKHVREEIPFFTGLKMSIGDIVTALP
- the hemG gene encoding protoporphyrinogen oxidase, whose product is MSGGGKDAMEEAAAARRFVVIGGGISGLVAAWRLVNQLRPDRSPRERPVEVLVLESSPSVGGKLAVGEVGGVTVDVGAESMLARRPEGVALLKELGLDDDVVHPRAASASVLSRGTLYALPKGTVMGVPVDRTRLRGLAGILDEEEVARVGQESRREVLRVTEDIDVASWVTWRMGRAVVDRLVEPLLGGVYAGNADRLSLRATVPQLWQRARAGRPLLDPAAQPEAAAPQGPVFAGLRGGVGRLPLVLAQKIEDAGGDVRTGVTVRGLTRTERGWRIETGTRDAAATAPGFIDADGVILAVPAPAAAKLLAAEVPVAAAEFGQVETASVAVVAAAIGREQLDGLTGTGLLIPPVERRVIKAATFSSNKWKWVSDETREDNLVVRLSLGRAREETVLQRDDAELSDLAVAELRDVLRREVTPVATRVVRWGGALPQYEVGHLDRVHRIREAVAGVPGLAVCGAVFDGVGIPACIAAADRAVHDLDAGLRIDLRTLVNGPRG
- the hemE gene encoding uroporphyrinogen decarboxylase, with translation MPTEYPVATRDPRLHDAPLLIAARGEHPEVTPVWFMRQAGRSLPEYRKVREGIAMLDSCRRPDLVTEITLQPVRRYGVDAAIFFSDIVVPLKAVGVGLDIKPGVGPVIEQPFRTRADLDRIPELDAGMITDITESVRLLTAELGATPLIGFAGAPFTLASYLVEGGPSRDLGKTKALMYSDPQLWNDLLNRLAQISGEFLRVQVAAGASAVQLFDSWVGALPLADYTRFVRPASSKVLAAVRDLDPTVPRIHFGVQTGELLHAMGEAGADVVGVDFRVPLDEAVTRIGPGRAVQGNLDPALLFAPRDVLRRRVGETLTAGRFASGHIFNLGHGVPPDTDPDQVKYVVDAVHGWKFADYQ
- a CDS encoding DUF3000 domain-containing protein — translated: MRMSDDAPEGFLDVVTRLRSAKLRPEVVVEEVPAPQRIAPFALALSADVVSEDDEDLATGRFVLLHDPSAPEPWEGTYRVVSFIRAALESDLATDPLMGQVGWAWLQESLSAAGADHVASGGTITRVVSESFGALAGQAPTVDIELRASWTPVNDAVVHLTAWSELLCTVGGLPPLAPGVTALPRRR